CTCCGAAATCATAATAGGTATACAACCTGTAATAATATGCGTCCGAGGAATTGTCGATCGTGTCATCGACGAAGTAATTCGCTTCCGGATCCGTTATCTCAGCCACGTTCGTAGAGTTCTTATCAACATCGATCGTGGTAGACCTGTATATCTCGTATTTTTCGATATTCGCGCTGTTTGGATCTTCCGACGGATCCCACTTCATCCTGACCGACGGAACATCGTTATTCCATAATACGCATGCCTTTTCCTCAACATTCGGGCCATAACCTAATAAGTAGTTCCAATCCTTAGGAGTCATGTCAGGCAGTATCCCGCCCAAGGTCGCGATCCCGGGATCGAGATCGTCGTTAATGATCTCATTGGCTAACAGGGCGTTCATATAGAAACGTATATCCCGCGGATTCGTAAGGAGCTCGTTCATATCTACCTGGACAGCCAAACCGGAACCGATCTCATTACCGTCCCCATCTTCAAAATAAGCGGGTATGGTAATCAGCGGATGCCCGGCGTCGGCAAGATTCGTCCTTACCTGATCCAACATATTTCTTACTTCGCTTTCTTTAGATAAAATATCATCTCTTTCATCCTGCGGCACACCCGGCTCATAGAACATGATAAAATGCTCTTTGTCGTCATTGGGGCGCGCCCTTATGAACGTCGAAGCGGCATTATAAGAGTCGATCCCGGAAATAAGGGCCGTTTTCGCCTCGCCGAGAAGCGCGCGCATCTGCTCGTCCGTAAGGTCCGTTCTAAGCTTAAACATGTCCGGGTAGTCATTCAGCATGAACTGGGCTATGCCCAGGTTTCCTTCGCCGAAAAATAACGGCTGTAAATTCGCATTATCCCCGTCGCTGGATTCGTTCAACTTTATATTGAACTTCATGAAATAGAGCATGGCTTCGATGGCCTTCGCGTCACCATAATCAAGGTCTATCACCTCGCCCGCCTTAAGATCGGGCAAGTGGGCAGAGGTTATCTGGTCAGTAAACCCGTTAGTTATAATCGATAGGTTAAGGAGGGCTTCGTTGATCTGCGTAACGGTTCCAGCCATCAGGCCCTGTCCCTCCGTCATGTCGGGATATGGCCTACAAGGGACTATCCTCACGGCGTCGGCCGCGATATCCTGGCTGCCGTCGGTCTCCAGCGTAATCGTGTTTCCAGTAAGGCTTGTGAACTGGAAGACGCCCAGGCAATACCACTGACCATAATTATTATATTCCTTTATATCGCGTGTTTTGAGTTCAGCGCCTGACGACATTACCTTATATTGATAGCCAGAGTACTCTGACTCCGCCGCCTTAGGAGCGCTGAAATATACAAGATATTCCTTGCTGAAATCAGGGACATCGAATGTCCACGTCGCTGTGGCGGAGCTTCCCGCTGCATGTTTGTGATAATTCTGCTTAACGGAATTCCCATACTCTGTCTCAGCAGTCCATCCGCTTTCAGTGGTCGCGAAGCCGATTGCGTCGGAATCGTCTATTACGATGCCGCCATATAAAAATTTCATGGCGTCGGCCACAACACGGCCCGTCGAAGTATTATCGGAGAGTGTAACTGATGTAGTTGCACCGGTGGGAAAATAATAGGCTCCCAGATACTGCCACCCCTCATGATTCCTCTGGTCTACTAATATGTAAAAACCATCAAGTCCGCTTATCCGGTACTTAGCGTCTGTAGCATTCGTGTCGGCTCTGGCCACCCAGGCATACACGTCATAATATCCGGCAGTGGTTATACTCGGAGTCCATCTTGCGACATTGGCGCCTGTGCCTGCTTCATGATAACGGCATGACGTGCCATAAGCAGTTTCCAGGTCTGTCGGCTCACTGTAAGTTCCCCATGCGGTGCCTTCAAAGCCGGCCGACCCGTCATCCATTATAATAGTATCAACGGGCGTTACAGTATTAAAATTAGGTTCGCCCTCATCATCGAATATTATCGGTTTATTTTCCCATTGGGTGCCGGTCGGCCCGAATATCTCTAGTTCGCGAAGTTTCGCTTTGAGATTTGCGTTCTGGGAGATCACCGTAGCGGCATGCCAGAAATTCTCGGGTTGACCTGTAGGATTCGCCGTAAGCGCCGCGTCAAATTCCGTATGTGCGCCAACCATATCGGCTTCACCCAGGAAAAGCGCCTTGCCGTCATCGAGATTGCCGGGCTCGGCAAATCCTGCAGCAGACGCCAACATTAAAATTGACAAGACTACCGTTGTTACCGATATAATTTTCATTTTTCTAAACATGCCTATTCCCCCCATTTTTGTCCATTGCATTATAATATCCTTGTAAAAGCCCTTAACCGTTTCAGCCTGTCATTTCCCAATTCAAAATCTTTCAGGTTCACATCCGTATCGACCATATCTGCTTTAACGGACCTGCCGTCATATCCAAGGATACAGTTTCCGCGGGCGAAAAGCCGGCTTTTGGCGCTGTCCCATCTCAAGTTATCGCAGACAAGCGCCCTCCTGTTCTCTGTCATAATCATTACGTTGCCGGATAAATCTATCCGGCCGGCCGCCAATGCGGCTACTTCGGCGTCTTTAACTCCATGGCCGTAAGGTACATCGATCACTGCTTTCTTCGATCGCATGGACGACACCCGGACGTTCTTCTCGTAAAAAATGACCTCCACATCCCGTATCTCTGCGGTTTTGACCGGTCCAATGGCAAACAGGCTAATCTTTTTCGCGGCAGGATTGAGCGTTTTACCGTGAATAGTGAATTCCTTATCGCGGCCGTTATTCGCATATTTTGTGAAATTGATTTCCTCGAATTTTAGGATTTGTGAAGACGGTTTGGAGTTTTCGCTATTATTTATTTTGTGATTAAAATTTATCGCAGCAAGTGACATACACATGGCGGGTATTATAACAATAGATAAGATTGTTTGAGCTTTCATATTGACATGCCCAATTCTTGGGCAATTTCCACTATATGATACATGTAACACGGTGTCAAGGAAATATTCCACATTTTTAAATTCTTAACCTTTACTTCCATATCTCCGGACGCCTTGAAAACGAAAGCATGAATGCCTTGACGAGCTTGGGGTCGAACTGTGTAGACGAGCCGCGCTTTATTTCAAATAGGGCCTCTTTCCTTGTGTAGCCGCGTTGATAAGGCCTGTTAGTGGTGAGCGCGTCAAAAGTATCGGCTACGGCGATTATCCTGCCCTGCAGCGATATCGCCCTTCCCTTTAACCCGTTCGGATATCCGCTTCCGTCAAAACGCTCGTGGTGTTCCAATATACCGCGCACTATCTTATGGGCGGCGTCTATGCCCTCGACGATCTTTACGCCTATCAGCGGATGGTGTTTTATGTGGGTCCTTTCGAAAGCAGACAGCTTTGAGGGCTTGGACAGGACATTCTCCCTTATCCCTATCTTCCCGACATCGTGGAGAAGGCTCGATAACTTTAGGTTCTCCAGCTCTTCCCCGGCCAGCTTCAGCGCCTTGCCTAAGGCATAACTGTATTTCATGACACGTTCCGAGTGTCCGCTCGTATACTGGTCCTTGGCGTCGATGGCTCTGACGAGCGACTTCGTTGTGCTTAAAAAAAGGTTCTTCAGGCTTTGATAAAGCCTGGCATTCAGGAGGGCTATGGCGATATGATTGGAAAGCGCAGCCAATAATTCTTCGTCTTTTTTTGTAAATAGATGCCCAGGACGCTTCCTGTTGCTTGCGATCAGGGATCCGACGATAATGCCGTCTTTCTTAAGCGGGACCGCCAGGAACGACTGGACGGGTATCTTCTCCCTCATGAACGGCAGCATCTTATCTTTAAATATCGAACTGCGGCGCACGTCATTTACTATCAAGCTCTTCTTCTTCCTTACCAGCTGGCCGTTTATCACCTCCCAGCTGCCCATCAATTTAATGTTATCTATCTCGTCGGCGCTGAAACCCTCTGCCCTGGCCAGCATAAGGTGAGCGCGGCTTTCGTCGGCCAGGAATAACGAGGCGTGGTCTGCGCCGAGCGCCTTTATCGATTCTTTCAGGACGAGGTCGGAGACCTTATCCATATCCAAAGACGAGCCCACTATCCGGCTCACATCCAGCAGTATCTTCATCGATTCATATCGCTTATAATGTACGGCCATTGCGCTCCGATCTTTTAAACTATTTTGATGACGACCAATGTCATATCGTCATGCTGGCTCGCCTTGGGCTCAAAGGCCCTCACGTCTTTTTCTATCGCATCGAGGATCTTCGCGGAAGAGAGCCCTTTATTAGCCTTGATCACGGCCGACAACCTTTCGCTTCCATACATATCCGATCCCTCGTTCATCGCTTCCGTTATCCCGTCGGTATAGAATACGAATACGTCGCCGGGCGCAAACACCGCTTCCTTTTCGGCATAGTCGCCTTCAATAAGGCCCAGAGGAGTGCCGATGTCGACATCGAGAAAATCGGCTTCGCCTGTCTGCTTCATATGGATGAGAGGCAGATGCCCGCCGTTAGAATAGGTAACCGTTCTTTTTTTATTATCAAATACGGTATAGAATACCGTAACGAAAAGATTCGACGCCGATTCGCTGACCAGTTTTGAATTAAGACGGGAGAGCACGTCTTTAGGGTGGGAATCCGGCGTAGTGAAGAACTTGAAAGCTCCTGTGACCATAGCCATGAAGAGGCTAGCCGGTACGCCTTTGCCCGAAACGTCGCCAATCATAACTCCGAGCCTGCCGCCCCCAAGGTTCAGGAAATCGTACAGGTCCCCGCCAACCTGCCTGGCCGTAAACATCGCCGCGACGATATCCATGCCGTTCACCTCGGGCAGTTTTTTCGGCAGGAAGCTCTCCTGTATCTTTTTGGCGATGCCCAGCTCGTTCTCTACCATCAGCCGTTTCGTCCATTCGGCTACATATTTGTAAAGGGTGAGCCCGAGATAACAGAATATCATGGCCGCTTCAGGGTAAACGACGTCTATCCATACGCCGGACTTTATGAACAATCCGACGGAGAGGCCCGCGAATATTGCTCCTATGGCTATAAGCGACAAAAGGCCTTTGACCGGCTTCATGCTTAGCGCGGCCAGCGACACAAGGATCCCCAAAACCAGCAATATCAATAAATTCATTTCGCGGGAGGCGCGTTGAATAAACCTGTTATTCAGCACGGAGTTGAAGATCTCCGCATGAATGCCGACGCCCGGATACAGGGTCTCGAAAGGATTGGGATGCAGATCGCCTGTTCCTGCCGCGGTCAGGCCGATTATACACACCTTGTCCTTGAAAACCTTGGGGTCTATGCTGGGTTTCTGCCCGGATACATAAGCGAAGTATGACTGGAGCACATCCACATATGAGTAGTGTTTATAAACGTCCCCCCACCTGCCGGAGAAGTTTATGATCATATTGGAATCGTCGTCCAGAGGTATCTTGCCGGTCTTTCCGAAAAGAAGGTATTTGCCGGGTTTAAGTTTGATCTCACTCTCGCGTATGCCCAGGTAATCGCACGCGACGAGGAAAGATATATACGGATAAAAGGCGTTCCCGTATCTTAAGTAGACGGGGATCCTCCTGAACTTCCCGTCCTTGTCTGGGACTATATTTATATGGCCGCTGCCCTTAGCGAGCATCAGGAAATTGTCCTGGCACTTTGCCACATAACCGCGCGCCGATATCATCTTCGATACATTCTTTGTATCGAAATCGAACGCTGAAGGAAGATAGACGTTGCCGGCTTTCCTCATGGCGTCCTCTATCTCCCTGTCATTGTCCTGAGGTTCGGCAAAGAGAAGATCGAAGACTATGGCCTTGGCGCCGAAATCGGAGAGCGCCCTTATGAGAATAGCGTGATAGCTCCTGTCGAACGGGAACCTTCCCAATTTCTTCAGGGAGTCTTCGCCGATCTCTATTATCACAACCTTATCCGTCGCAGGCACGGTCGACCGTATCAGGAACCTGATATCGAGCGCTCCAAGCTCATAAACATCGAACAGCCTGAAATATGATAACGCGAATACCGGCAGGATGATCAAAGCGAGGATGATCGGACCGGATAGTTTTTTAATGCCGAGTGGTTTCATCTTTTAGAACATGTAGTATACACCGGCCGTGTAAAGGTTATCGGTATATCTCTCTAACGGCTCATTGGACTGGTTTTCGGTATAGGAATAGTTCACAAAAGCGGATATGTTCTTCGTGAGATCATACATAAGTGACGTAGTAACGGTATACTGCTTGTCCTTTTGCACAACGTATTTATCGCTGCAAAGCCTGGAATCGTAATTCCTTAACTGATAGTAGAAACCGGTAATAGTGTAAAACTTCGGATTGAAATACTGGATTATGGAAAAACCGAGCCTGTAGTTCAAATAATCGTAATAATCGTAATACTCGTCGTTGGAATCGTTAAAATATACCTGGTTCGTCATCCTTAACTTGGTTATGTCCGTCGGAAAGAAGCCCAGCTCATGCTCGACAAGGTTTCGCGTATCGACTCTCAGCTTTGAACCTTTGTTCCCGTTCGCAAGCCTCGCTTTCCTGCCGGTGTAATCCCTGCCAAGAAATCTGTATGTGACCTTCTGGTATATCCTCTTCGTTATCTTATGCTTGATGCTCGTATTCACCTCGTTGCCTATAAAAGTGCCGTTCGTGTCGTGGGAGAACCACAACCCCTCAAAACCGTATCCGACACTCAGCGTAAACATATCGAAGAGGCCCTGTTCTATACCGGCATAAGCATTCCCGTCGAGCATGTTGACATCGTTGATCCTGAAATAATTCACATTCATCATATTAAAACCGAAATAGGAGCCCATCGGCCCGTATTTAAAATCATTTAAGGGATATTTGAAATCCATCCCCGCCGTCTCCTGGACATATCCGTCGCTCTTCTTGTTGGAATTAAAGAGCGGGTTGGTGTCCAATCCCATCGTCACACCGACGATGGAATTGGCGGAGAGCTTATCCTTGGACGGGACGGTCCTTTGCCTTTGCATAAGGAACCTTTCAGTCGGCCTGGTCACAACTTTATATTTCGGCTCCTGCTCCTCCACCGTATCCGTCGCGGCGAGTATCGGGCCCGCTGAAAATGAAAAAGCAACGCACAGAAGCAACATTAAAGCTTTCTTCCATCCAGAAATATTTCTCATACGATTTCCTCCGGCGATCATCATGTAGGACCTTAGGTCGTGTCCGGTATGCTGACCCCTCCTTGCCTGGCCTCTATCCTCTGTTCATCCCTGTTTTCATTGACGTTATCCTTTTTAGAGTCTAGCTGGTCTATGGCATTCCCCATGTTGCCTGCCTGGTTGAGATTAACCATAGACGACAACCCCAACCTTGACAGCACATCCTGCCTCCACTCATTCCACTTCTGGAAGTCGCCGGCCGTCAACCTCTCGAGGATCATCGCCTTATCCTTTTCCAGTATCAGCTTCCACCCCTCTTTTACATTTACCATATCCCCTTTTATATTACCGAACTCATCCAATATCGCCGTATAAATAGAATCCTCGAGCGCGCTGAACATGGAAGCCGCCTCATCGGCGCTTACGGTCCAGCCTGTTGCCCTTGCGCCGCTTAAACCGAGCGGTGTCTTTACCTCAAATGCCGACCCCTTGGGAAGATCGTTAATGAGCGCCATGGCCGTCCCGCTCATGAGCTCGATCAAGTAAGGCGATTCGGACTTCCTCACGAATACGTCGGAATTCGGTTCGATCCTTACTATGTTGGCGTCTTTTTTTGAGAAAGATATCTCGACAGCTTCTTTATCGAGCGTCTTTATCCTATCGCCGTTACCGACGGCCATCTTCAGATCGCACGGGCTCCATGTATTAGTCCCGGACTTCATTATCTTGGGATCGCCTTTCAGATAGACGATCTTAACATCACCCTGCTGAGCCTTCGCCATATTGAAGAAAACCACGGACATCGCCGCAAATACTATAAAAATAAGTCCAAACCTGACCGGCTTAACCATGTAGCACCCCTTCCTATTTGCTCCCCTTCATTAAAAGTTTCCATGGATGGCGCTTTATATCCTCGCTGAATTCCTTGAAATTTACCGTGGTCTGTTCCAGGTTATTGGCGATGTTGCCTATATGTTCCTTATTGTCTTTGACTACGCCTGTTACATTTTCGGCCAGAAGCTTGACCTCTGCCAGGGTCTTGTCCAGGTTCTCGGCTATCGCATCCGCCCTCTTCATGAGTTTTCTCATCTCTATAGGGTCTTCGCTTAATAGGACCGCCCCGTCTTTAACAAATGGCTTTTCAACCGAACCGGAAGTGATACCTATATAGGCGTCCCCTATCATGCCGGACGTGGATATGAAAGCGACCGAGTCCTCATGTATCCTGGCAGTGTCTTTGATAGAGAGGACGAGCTCTATCTTTGTCTCCGGCACATACTGGAACGCTATGCTGTTCACGCGGCCGACTTCTATGCCGGCAAGCTTTACAATGGAGTCTATCTTTATGCCTTCAGCGTAATTGAAGTAGGTCTTCACCTTATACGGCTTACTTTTAAAATCGGTGGTCTTTACCCAGAAAGTAAGCCCCACTACTATCGCCGTGATGACTATTACGCCTGTCTTCATCTCATTATTTATCTTCATCTCATTTCCTTTCATCAAATTTTTTACTTATAACTTAAAACTTACGACTTATAACTATTTTATGAGCTGCTCCAGGTAATCGTCTTTCTGCTGGAAAAACCTTATAGGCCCGTCGGGGCTGCCCATGACGAACTGCTGGACCATCTGGTTCGAACTCTTCTTTATCTGCTCCGGCGTCCCCACCTCGAGGACTTTTCCTTCGTAAAGCATCGCTACCCTGTCCGCTATGGAAAATACGCTCTTCATATCGTGGGTCACCACGATGCTCGTTATGGCCAGTTTCTTGGAAAGATCTATTATGAGTTTGTCTATGACGCCGGCGACTATCGGGTCTAAGCCCGCCGTCGGTTCGTCGTAAAAGACTATCTCCGGGTCCATCACTATCGCGCGCGCCAGCCCCACCCTCTTCCTCATGCCTCCTGAAAGCTGGCTCGGCATGAGATCCTCGAAGCCCCTCAAGCCCACAAGCTCCAGCTTCATCTTTACCACTATATCGATAACGCTCCTGTCGAGCCTGGTATGCTCCCTGAGCGGAAGGCTGACGTTCTCTCCGACAGTCATCGAATCGAAGAGCGCTGACGACTGGAACGACATCCCGATCTTCTTCTTGACCTTGTCCATCTCGTCTTCGTTCAAAACGCTGAGGTCTTTTCCCAGCACGTGGACCTTGCCGGAATCGGGTTTCAGCGCGCCGATGAGATGCCGGAGGAATGTGCTCTTGCCGCACCCCGAGCCCCCCATTATCACGAACGTCTCGCCCCTGTATATCTCAAGGGATATGCCGTTCAGTATGGTCCGGTCGCCGAATCTCTTCACTACCTTATCGGCCTTTATTATAATCTCTTTTTCCATATATTCATCGGCCTATTTCTGAGTAAAATAGAATAATCCCGTCAATATACAGTCAAACAGGATTATCAATATGAAACTGGTAACCACGCTGAGCGTCGTCGCCTTGCCCACGCCTTCGGCTCCGCCCTTCGCCCGAAGGCCCATGTAACATCCTATCAAAGAGATTATGATCGCGAATACGACGCTCTTGATGAGCCCGGTCCAAACGTCTTTCCACTGCATAAATTGGAAAGAGAACGTCAAATACCTGTAAGGATCGAGGCGGAGATTGAACACCCCGACTAAAAATCCTCCGAAGATGCCTGTCATATCGGCAACTATAGTA
The sequence above is a segment of the Candidatus Omnitrophota bacterium genome. Coding sequences within it:
- a CDS encoding HD domain-containing phosphohydrolase, with the protein product MAVHYKRYESMKILLDVSRIVGSSLDMDKVSDLVLKESIKALGADHASLFLADESRAHLMLARAEGFSADEIDNIKLMGSWEVINGQLVRKKKSLIVNDVRRSSIFKDKMLPFMREKIPVQSFLAVPLKKDGIIVGSLIASNRKRPGHLFTKKDEELLAALSNHIAIALLNARLYQSLKNLFLSTTKSLVRAIDAKDQYTSGHSERVMKYSYALGKALKLAGEELENLKLSSLLHDVGKIGIRENVLSKPSKLSAFERTHIKHHPLIGVKIVEGIDAAHKIVRGILEHHERFDGSGYPNGLKGRAISLQGRIIAVADTFDALTTNRPYQRGYTRKEALFEIKRGSSTQFDPKLVKAFMLSFSRRPEIWK
- a CDS encoding ABC transporter ATP-binding protein, which gives rise to MEKEIIIKADKVVKRFGDRTILNGISLEIYRGETFVIMGGSGCGKSTFLRHLIGALKPDSGKVHVLGKDLSVLNEDEMDKVKKKIGMSFQSSALFDSMTVGENVSLPLREHTRLDRSVIDIVVKMKLELVGLRGFEDLMPSQLSGGMRKRVGLARAIVMDPEIVFYDEPTAGLDPIVAGVIDKLIIDLSKKLAITSIVVTHDMKSVFSIADRVAMLYEGKVLEVGTPEQIKKSSNQMVQQFVMGSPDGPIRFFQQKDDYLEQLIK
- a CDS encoding FecR domain-containing protein, with amino-acid sequence MVKPVRFGLIFIVFAAMSVVFFNMAKAQQGDVKIVYLKGDPKIMKSGTNTWSPCDLKMAVGNGDRIKTLDKEAVEISFSKKDANIVRIEPNSDVFVRKSESPYLIELMSGTAMALINDLPKGSAFEVKTPLGLSGARATGWTVSADEAASMFSALEDSIYTAILDEFGNIKGDMVNVKEGWKLILEKDKAMILERLTAGDFQKWNEWRQDVLSRLGLSSMVNLNQAGNMGNAIDQLDSKKDNVNENRDEQRIEARQGGVSIPDTT
- a CDS encoding MlaD family protein, whose product is MKINNEMKTGVIVITAIVVGLTFWVKTTDFKSKPYKVKTYFNYAEGIKIDSIVKLAGIEVGRVNSIAFQYVPETKIELVLSIKDTARIHEDSVAFISTSGMIGDAYIGITSGSVEKPFVKDGAVLLSEDPIEMRKLMKRADAIAENLDKTLAEVKLLAENVTGVVKDNKEHIGNIANNLEQTTVNFKEFSEDIKRHPWKLLMKGSK
- a CDS encoding CHASE2 domain-containing protein — protein: MKPLGIKKLSGPIILALIILPVFALSYFRLFDVYELGALDIRFLIRSTVPATDKVVIIEIGEDSLKKLGRFPFDRSYHAILIRALSDFGAKAIVFDLLFAEPQDNDREIEDAMRKAGNVYLPSAFDFDTKNVSKMISARGYVAKCQDNFLMLAKGSGHINIVPDKDGKFRRIPVYLRYGNAFYPYISFLVACDYLGIRESEIKLKPGKYLLFGKTGKIPLDDDSNMIINFSGRWGDVYKHYSYVDVLQSYFAYVSGQKPSIDPKVFKDKVCIIGLTAAGTGDLHPNPFETLYPGVGIHAEIFNSVLNNRFIQRASREMNLLILLVLGILVSLAALSMKPVKGLLSLIAIGAIFAGLSVGLFIKSGVWIDVVYPEAAMIFCYLGLTLYKYVAEWTKRLMVENELGIAKKIQESFLPKKLPEVNGMDIVAAMFTARQVGGDLYDFLNLGGGRLGVMIGDVSGKGVPASLFMAMVTGAFKFFTTPDSHPKDVLSRLNSKLVSESASNLFVTVFYTVFDNKKRTVTYSNGGHLPLIHMKQTGEADFLDVDIGTPLGLIEGDYAEKEAVFAPGDVFVFYTDGITEAMNEGSDMYGSERLSAVIKANKGLSSAKILDAIEKDVRAFEPKASQHDDMTLVVIKIV
- a CDS encoding outer membrane beta-barrel protein, producing MRNISGWKKALMLLLCVAFSFSAGPILAATDTVEEQEPKYKVVTRPTERFLMQRQRTVPSKDKLSANSIVGVTMGLDTNPLFNSNKKSDGYVQETAGMDFKYPLNDFKYGPMGSYFGFNMMNVNYFRINDVNMLDGNAYAGIEQGLFDMFTLSVGYGFEGLWFSHDTNGTFIGNEVNTSIKHKITKRIYQKVTYRFLGRDYTGRKARLANGNKGSKLRVDTRNLVEHELGFFPTDITKLRMTNQVYFNDSNDEYYDYYDYLNYRLGFSIIQYFNPKFYTITGFYYQLRNYDSRLCSDKYVVQKDKQYTVTTSLMYDLTKNISAFVNYSYTENQSNEPLERYTDNLYTAGVYYMF
- a CDS encoding right-handed parallel beta-helix repeat-containing protein, with translation MLASAAGFAEPGNLDDGKALFLGEADMVGAHTEFDAALTANPTGQPENFWHAATVISQNANLKAKLRELEIFGPTGTQWENKPIIFDDEGEPNFNTVTPVDTIIMDDGSAGFEGTAWGTYSEPTDLETAYGTSCRYHEAGTGANVARWTPSITTAGYYDVYAWVARADTNATDAKYRISGLDGFYILVDQRNHEGWQYLGAYYFPTGATTSVTLSDNTSTGRVVADAMKFLYGGIVIDDSDAIGFATTESGWTAETEYGNSVKQNYHKHAAGSSATATWTFDVPDFSKEYLVYFSAPKAAESEYSGYQYKVMSSGAELKTRDIKEYNNYGQWYCLGVFQFTSLTGNTITLETDGSQDIAADAVRIVPCRPYPDMTEGQGLMAGTVTQINEALLNLSIITNGFTDQITSAHLPDLKAGEVIDLDYGDAKAIEAMLYFMKFNIKLNESSDGDNANLQPLFFGEGNLGIAQFMLNDYPDMFKLRTDLTDEQMRALLGEAKTALISGIDSYNAASTFIRARPNDDKEHFIMFYEPGVPQDERDDILSKESEVRNMLDQVRTNLADAGHPLITIPAYFEDGDGNEIGSGLAVQVDMNELLTNPRDIRFYMNALLANEIINDDLDPGIATLGGILPDMTPKDWNYLLGYGPNVEEKACVLWNNDVPSVRMKWDPSEDPNSANIEKYEIYRSTTIDVDKNSTNVAEITDPEANYFVDDTIDNSSDAYYYRLYTYYDFGDDDTAETYSPILSALVRIYVNAAATGEEDGTKAHPYKDLGDAISHNATGGTKICVSKGTYSGSSDNIHFEDGMILEGGYDSANNWSRDAAANETIIDGTGRGGWALLGLWNRSGITIDGFTVTGAFMQEDARAIEMNYSSLIVIKNCKIINNRRAIGMWNNSSATITNCQISQSLGQYDSVQVEDSSLNISDSSIYANGPAGNLWISAIGISRNSSFNADNITVTQNNGRGIGVWSFSTFDIRNSRITENAGLGFESNNSYGAFFNNLVANNGQTGVSFGGLDLEGQILVENNTITGNGESGGMVCNRVPSTSEADDQQNAGYFTYAGNWNEQINAQANWGRYKLHEAGNGSDFVKWIPKIVASGDYNVYATWTGGAAHSGSAGYEIHHDGGVTTVYVNQTGGTTGWLGQLLGQYHFTAGQDHHIILREHASGQVVADSIKMQYVLAGPETFTPAIRNNIIAENNGNTDGGKRGICAYGGANPVVSYNNVWGNANGDYDGPYTDGGGNISTDPLFVTGPDGDYYLSQTAAGQEADSPCVNAGSREVEADDGTTRTDQKPDSGILDMGYHYLITDQQAHKDEVILDYGEFGIHVWDSNGTPQWTQLHTLSPELMVTGDFDGDNQD